TAATAAGTAATTTTCTCATATATTTGATGCCGTTCAGAGTTGAAGTAAATGTAGCAAAAAAATACATTTCAGATTTTAATTAATTGTAAAGTAATGGGAGAATTAGAAGGTAAAGTAGTATTAATTACAGGCGCTACAAGAGGTATTGGGAAGGCGATTGCAGAAGAAGTGGCCAAAGCTGGTGCATCCGTGGCATTTACTTATATGTCGTCTGACGAAAAAGCGCGAGAGCTTGAGCAACAGTTAACAGCAACAGGTATTAAAGCTAAAGGATACAAATGTGATGCTGCAGACTTTACAGCAGTAGACGAAATGGTAGCTGCAGTTGCAGAAGAATTTGAAACTATAGATGTATTGGTTAACAACGCTGGTATTACAAAAGATGGTTTGTTAATGAGAATGGGTGAAGAAGCTTGGGATGATGTTATGAATACAAATGCCAAGTCTGTATTTAACTGTACCAAAGCAGTACAGAAAATAATGCTTAAAAAGAGAAGCGGTTCTATCGTTAATATGAGCTCTGTTGTAGGTGTTAAAGGAAACGCTGGACAGTCTAATTATGCTGCATCTAAAGCCGCTATTTTAGGGTTTACTAAGTCTATAGCGCAAGAATTAGGATCAAGAAATATTAGATGTAATGCAATCGCACCAGGTTTTATCGAAACAGAAATGACGGCCGTTTTAGACGAGAAATTGGTAGAGTCTTGGACTGCTGGTATTCCGTTGAAAAGAGCTGGTAGTACAG
This region of Flavobacteriales bacterium genomic DNA includes:
- the fabG gene encoding 3-oxoacyl-[acyl-carrier-protein] reductase; translation: MGELEGKVVLITGATRGIGKAIAEEVAKAGASVAFTYMSSDEKARELEQQLTATGIKAKGYKCDAADFTAVDEMVAAVAEEFETIDVLVNNAGITKDGLLMRMGEEAWDDVMNTNAKSVFNCTKAVQKIMLKKRSGSIVNMSSVVGVKGNAGQSNYAASKAAILGFTKSIAQELGSRNIRCNAIAPGFIETEMTAVLDEKLVESWTAGIPLKRAGSTEDVSSLVIFLASDKSAYITGQVINVCGGMLT